AAAATGAAAGGTAACCTACTGattaggagaagatatttgtaaatggtaTCACccataaggagttaatatccaaaatatatctttaaaaatctcatacagctaacacacacacacacacacacacacacacacacataaacacacacacacacacacacacacaccccacaaattccattaaaatataggcagaagacctgaatggtcgtttttccaaagacatgcagatggccaacagtcacatgaaaagataGCATCAGTCATCTTCATGGAAATGTacttcaaaaccacaatgagctatcacctcacacctaacagaatggctaaaataaaaaaagacaagaaataacaagtgtgaCAAGGATGTGGATAAAAGGGAACTCCTGTGTGCTGGATGGTGGgtttttcaaaaaactaaaaatagaaaccCTGTATGACCCAGCGATTCTAAttctgggtacttacccaaaggaaacaagaacactaatttgaaaaaatatacacacCCCTCTGTTCGTTTCAGTATCATTTATAAGGTCAAGAGATGGAAGCAAtgtaagtgtccattgacagataaatggaaaatggatgaggtataaatatacaatggaatattacgtgaccatgaaaaataatgaactctCCCCATGGGCAACAACATGGACTGACCTAGATGTGACTGTGCTACGTGAAATAAGTTAGATAAGGGAAGACAaaaactgtatgatttcacttacatggggaatctaaaaaacaaatctaAACAACAGGctcagaaataaagagaacaaaatggtggttaccagaggggaaggggctgagagcatgggtaaaatgggtgaaggggattaagaggtatgaACTTCCAGTACTAACTCAAGGGAATGTAAATTACAGTATCAGGAATATGTTCATAGTATGGTAATAGCTTTGCAAGGTGACAAGACGGTACCTCACTTATCATGGTGAGTGGTGTGTAACGTATGTAAGTGttaaatcaccatgttgtacacctgaaactaatatcgatgtcaactacacttcaactGAAATAAACAGAAGTAAGGAAATCAATAGGTACCTAAAGGTTATCATACTTAACAAAGGCTCTCGGGTAAGAAGTTACCTGAAAGGCATGAGGCCTCAGCCTATTAACACATACTAATAGGACAGGATGGCTTTGCAGGTTATTTGACTGGCTGAGCGCTTCATCAAGAAATGAAAGCCCTAACTGACCTGGATACTTGCCAGAAAAGAGGATTCGCTTTAGGCTAAGGCTTCTAGATCTCATGCTCACAGAAGCCAGAACCCGGATGAACGTCTTCCAGAGAAACACAAGGGACTGCTAAATTTAAAAGTGGTCCAGGGCTGACATAGGGGCAGGAGCCTATGGAACCAGCAGAAAGGGATGCCATTAATAAGTCTTCCCAAAATACCAGGCAGTATTTAAACCTCGGAAGTACCCAAGGAGATAGTTATGATGGGTCACATTATCCCATCGATAAGGAAATATAGCTAAAAAGATTAATAGACTTGCCTGCTTCACCCAACGTACTAGTTTCCTGGGACTGTCCCAACAAAGTAGCACACACTGGAAATAATGTATTGTCTGAGGTTTCAGAGGCTATAAGTTCAAAATCAAGGCCTTAGCAGGGATGGTTCCTTCCAAGGGGATACGAGGCAgcatctgttccatgcctctctcctagctttgGGAAGTCTCCAGCGTCCCCTGGCTTGTAAAcactgctcgctcgctctctcgctctctttctgcctccacaCAGTCTCTCACCTGTATGTCCGTCTCTTCCAATAAGGGCACCAGTCCAATAAGGCCTGCTCTAATGACCTCATGCAaccttgattacctctgtaaagaccctaccTCCGAATGaggtcccattctgaggtactTGTTTAGGACTCCCATGTCTTTTGGGGGCACGATTCCACCCCTAACACATAGCTATTAAGTAGACAGGCTGGTTCCAATTAACCAGTACTCTATAAAGCTGACCTCCCAGGGAGGCCAAGCCTGCTCCAGTGACAGAGCAGAGACTCCAAGCGAGAGGGCTGGACAGAGGCACAGGCAGctagaagcaggaggaggaaggagacaagCACCTTGGGAGCACGTACCATTCTTCAGGTTTATTTTAAGAACCACCCCACACATCTGTGGAGAGCCTCTCTGTGACCACACCTGCTGGGTGTGTGGCATTTGCTAATGTCCCGCAGGAAACGCTGGGCCCTGTTGGCCTCAACCTCTGTCCTCCACCTTCTGCCCAGTGGTTTGACCAGAGTGGGGGGCGAGGCAGCACACAGACAGGTTCCTGTCATCACCACAGGGAAAGACATCACACCAGAAGACCACAGGAGAGAGGTTTCACGGTCGCTATGAAAATACAGAGGGCAGCGTGACTTTCCTCCCAATACGGGAGGCCTTCATGGGACCATGGGCTTTGCTGTGGGCAGAATTTCAAGGGAACAGGGTGTAAGACATAAATACAGAAGGTGAAGATAACCAACACCTACTGAAAACCTACACTGGGCACTCTCAGGGAAGCCACCACACTCCATCCTTAAAATAATCCCATCCACTTCTTCGCTTTCCCGGCTCCATCGCTGACGTGTTGTAGACGTTGGGGAGCGGAGGACAGCAGAGGGGGTCGGGATGAACAGCGGCGGCGGCTTCGGTTTGGCTTTAGGCTTCGGCCTTACCCCTACGGCGGTGATTCAGGTGACCAATCTGTCATCGGCGGTGACCAGCGAGCAGATGAGGACGCTTTTTTCCTTCCTAGGAGAAATCGAGGAGCTGCGGCTTTACCCCCCAGACAACGCtcctcttgctttttcttccaaAGTATGTTATGTTAAGTTTCGTGACCCATCAAGTGTTGGCGTGGCCCAGCATCTAACTAACACGGTTTTTATTGACAGAGCTCTGATAGTTGTACCCTGTGCAGAAGGTAAAATTCCAGAGGAATCCAAAGCCCTCTCTTTATTGGCTCCTGCTCCAACCATGACAAGTTTAATGCCTGGTGCAGGCTTGCTTCCCATACCGACCCCAAATCCCTTGACTACATTGGGTGTTTCCCTTAGCAGTTTGGGAGCTATACCAGCAGCAGCACTAGACCCCAACATTGCAACGCTTGGAGAGATACCACAGCCACCACTTATGGGAAATGTGGATCCTTCCAAAATTGATGAAATTAGGAGAACAGTCTATGTTGGCAATTTGAATTCCCAGACAACAACAGCTGATCAactacttgaattttttaaacaagttgGAGAAGTGAGGTTTGTGCGGATGGCAGATGATGAGACTCAGCCAACTCGGTTTGCTTTTGTGGAATTTGCAGACCAAAATTCTGTACCAAGGGCCCTTGCTTTTAATGGAGTTATGTTTGGAGACAGGCCACTGAAAATTAATCACTCCAACAATGCAATAGTAAAACCCCCTGAGATGACACCTCAGGCTGCAGCTAAGGAGTTAGAAGAAGTAATGAAGCGAGTACGAGAGGCTCAGTCCTTTATCTCAGCAGCCATTGAACCAGAGTCTGGAAAGAGCAATGAAAGAAAAGGCGGTCGATCTCGTTCCCATACTCATTCAAAATCCAGGTCTAGCTCAAAATCCCATTCTAGACGAAAAAGATCGCAGTCAAAACACAGGAGTAGATCCCATAATAGGTCACGTTCAAGACAAAAAGACAGACGTAGATCTAAGAGCCCACATAAAAAACGCTCTAAATCAAGGGAGAGACGGAAATCAAGGAGTCGTTCACGTTCACGGGACAAGAGAAAAGACACCCGAGAAAAgatcaaggaaaaggaaagagtgaaagaaaaagatagagaaaaggaaagggaaaaagagagagagagggagaaggaacgtgaaaaagaaaaggaacggGGTAAAAACAAAGACCGGGATAAAGAACGGGAAAAGGACCGGGATAAAGACaaggaaaaggacagagagagagagagcgggaaaaAGAACATGACAAGGAGCGAGACAAGGACAAGGAacaggacaaagaaaaggaaCGAGACAAGGACAGATCCAAAGAGATAGatgacaaaagaaagaaggataaaaaaTCCAGAACACCACCCAGAAGTTACAATGCATCAAGAAGATCTCGTAGTTCCAGCAGGGAAAGGcgtaggaggaggagcagaagttCTTCCAGATCACCAAGAacatcaaaaactataaaaaggaaatcttCTAGATCTCCATCTCCTAGGAGCAGAAATAAGaaggataaaaagagagaaaaagaaagggaccaTATTagtgaaagaagagagagagaacgatcAAGCTCTACAAGAAAGAGCTCTAATGACcgagatggaaaggaaaagttgGAGAAGAACAATACTTCACttaaagagaaggaacacaataAAGAACCAGAATCAAGCGTGGGCAAAGAAGTAGATGACAAGGATGCACCAAGGACCGAGGAAAACAAAGTACAGCAAAATGGAAATTGTCAGCCAAATGAGGAAAACCTCTCTACCAAAACAGAAGCAGTATAGGACCGACAAATGCACCTCTAAACACACgctggaataaaatccaaagctTTTAAATCTCTCAACAAGATGTTAAACAGTGAAGAAATCCAGTTGAGCATAAAGATACAAACTAACAGCTTTTCTAGTTGTTAGGTGACTGTGTGGCCATCTTGTTCCagagtaagaaaataaagcatgGACATCGTGAAAATGACAGGTGTTACCCAAACTCCTCATCTTCTAGAATCTGTGCATTTCCATGGTGGCTGACACACTTGTCATGTGGTTTGTTAGTGTTTGTCAAGAACCATTACAAATAAATGGGACATTAAAATCCAAATTTGTACTATCCTTAAAGACTGGAGATAAGCATTGGAGGCTCTTTTTAAAAACGGTAGTTGCtgaattttgtattgttttactttttttttaatttcgaTATATACAGATTTGATGATGTGCTTGAAATCGgtggaaatatatatacatcctTGTAAGTGCAGAGTATGTAAGAAGTTTTAACATTTACTTCACAGGATTTACGGTGATTGTGTTAAATTCTCactattgtgttttcttttgctcaCTGTTTAGgacaacaggtttttttttgttaaaatagtttTACAAACTAAAGTTGCTTAAATAAGTGGATTAACAAACAACTGACAATGcatgctcctgttctctctcaaaaGGAAGAGCACCCGTGTTGAAtactaataataatgtattagtATTCAGTGTTTAGAATCATTGGGCCTCCCCACAgagtaaacatttctttttgaacTTTCTTGACATTTCCAAGcttattacaaataatactgcagtgTGTGTTGTCAGCTGTAGGTGGCAAAGGTgccattataaaaagaaaactgggttTTCAAAATGGGCTATGGGAGCACAAGCTGAAGCTTTAGTGCCTTCTACAATGTGGTatgctgttttctagaattttatatgtgCTAGTCATTCTCGGTTCATATGGAACATAGATGGATATCCCACTCACTCCCATAGAGAAGGGTGCAAGTGTTATGTCAGAAGAGCTTCTTAAGTAGTTCACCTAACAAGAGGGAAGTCCTGTTTTCAAGAATGACTTtagagcttaaaacaacaatgcAGTTTTGGGACCATCAGTTTTATACTGTGATAATTGAAAATGAAGCACGTTCGTTCTTTACTTAAATCAGAGCAAACACTTTTATTGTCTCCATTGGATGGCCTTAATTATTACCTCTTAATCATCTTCTCATAAATGATGTGCAGAAATTCTATGTAAAAGAGAACACATGAGGTTATTTGTTTTAAGGATATGTTTACTTGAGTTTAAAATATAGGTCATTCGTTACTCTTAGGCTCACTTTCTGCAGGAAGTATGCAAGTAGGAAAACaacattgttaatattttcccccaaagccaTAACTCATAGTTTCAGAtatcttttcattattgttttgttcCCCCTAAAAGTTGTACCTTTTAAttagcatgttatttaaaaaatcaagtatcaTTATTTTAATGCAACCTAATACAATCAAATTACTCCGTTGCCTTACCTCATGGGAAGAGTTACTTATAGATTTAAGAAGCCGAGTAGCCCATCAGTTACTTGGTTTCaacttgagttttcttttaatgttaataCTATTGAAACTTAAGTATTTGGTAGAGAATGGAAAGAATTGTCCTTATTGCAATGAAGCCTGGTTTGATTATGAAGCTGCTTAGTTACTCTTCATGTGTTCAGAATaactgtggttttttttcctttttgtcactgtgtacattaaaatttttgaaaatgctttACTATGTAAAGTATAGATGGTCATTTTAATCATTCAGCCACATACGGTTGGCTGGTAAACAGCTTATTCTGATACAAGAATGCTTGGGTGCATATGGAAAGATTGCAAAGGAGTGGGTGTCTTGCACCAACAGCTGtcttatttataatatgtaagtAGAATAGAGCAAATGTTtgaatctttgttatttttagtaCCATTTCTCTAATAAAGCTAagtattttagaggaaaaaaaaaataatcccatcCACAGGTATTACTATCTCCAATATAAGAAGCCGAAGCCAGGGAAATTTCACAGGGAGGGATGAGACCAAAATTCTAATGCCCAACCAACCAAACCAACTAACTAGGAGATAGTTATGATGGGTCACATCtttctacagataaggaaataaagttGAGATTATCCTAATCCAACCCCAAACATTCTAGACAGCACAGGACCCAGGTAGGGGGATCTCAAGACATAGGAAACTCTAAAAGGAGTGAAATCAATTCATCTTCTTATCATCTGGGTCAGTAACACACTTCCAAGAGTGTGGTCCAGCCTGCAAATATCACAGGGATCTTACTCCAAAAAAATCAAGTCTGTTCAAAGTCACAAGTCTCAAATAACGTACCCTAGCCAAACTCGAAAAACAACTCGGTGATATATAAAAATTGGCAACTTCCACAAACAGAAATCATCATGTAGACAGCAAGGGTGGCTGTGCCTATGTGGGTTGTTTGTGTCCATGTGTTTTTACATGCACATTTCTGCCTTTACGCCATTAAAACCTAAGGAACATTTTATGACAACAGCGTGCCACATACGTAAAAAATGGATAGGTTAAAGTTACTGTTTTCTTAGGATCTGTCTGGCATTTGACAGCCACGCACCAGTGCACTATCTGGAAAGATTTAGGACCTCTGctgtaaaattatttattagttgTTATTTATACTACGTGCTTACTGGCAGACCACCCAGCGCTGTAACAACAGAAGCAGTCAGGCTGCATCTCTCCAAAACAAGCAAAGGACCACAGGGGTTGCCTTTGGGTGTCACCACTGAAAGATGTGGCTTCCGGCAGGGAAGTATGTTCTCTGTTTTGAAGGTGCTGCCATCCTTAGACCAAGTGAATGGAAAATGCCTGGGCTCAGCAGGATTGGGCTCTGTTCTGTCAACTCTTAAAGGTCAGGCAGCTCCAAAAATCTTTCACATCTCTTCAGAATcctggttttttttggttttttttttttgtttgtttttttgaggactGGGATCAGTTAGCAGTTGCCCAGAACCCTTGGACGTGATCTGGGGCTAATCTCAGCACCTGGAGTCTCTGGCTGCCAACATCTTTTTGACCCTCCCCATTTGGCTTGAGTAAGCTAATGAGACATATTTGAACACTCTTAAAGGCCTCAAAAGAAAAGCTCATTATACAACACttagttttattaaatatgtCAAGGTTGCTATTCCACTAGACCATCCAAGAAGggattgaggttttttttttttagaaatatagaTATTAATTATAGTATGCCTTATGCCaatttaaataagcaaaaaaataaagcaaacttctgccctctaccccctccccaacacatacatacacacacacacacacacacacacacacacacacacacacacacacacacaatcttcaggattttgtggttattttccttcggtgatttttctaaaaatgtaatcaACCTAATACAGATACGTAAATATCTTCTCCTTCGGTACATGGGATGATTCCACATTAATGCCCTCATTCTAGTGGTCAACAGGTCTCTCCCAGGCTATGCTGACATCAGCCAAAATCTCATCATGGAATAATTAACTCATTTAGGGAGCTCCCTGGTAGCCCAGCTCAGTTGCATTCTTCTGAGAGTGAAGTTACCTGTTCAACCATGGTCCTCTAAGTCTACTAACTGGCCTGGAACTTCTGATTCCAAGACCTGCTCTCCTCCCACTAAGGCAGGGTGTTCTCCAGGCTGGTAGGAGGGAGCACAAAGGGATGGGGCTTCCATGTCCTTCCAGAAGCACTGCTCCTACTTAGTGATTCCCAAATCTGACTGCATCCCAATCACTTCTGGGAAGCAAGTCCCACCCTAGGCCTAGTGAATCTGTCTAcatttctgtagttttttttcaAAGCTCCTCCAAGTAAATCAGGTTTAGAAATTACTGCACAtttagggtggctgggtggctcagtcaattacgtgtctgcctttggctcaggtcatgaccccaggtcctgggatcaagccccgcatagggctccctgctcagcagggagtctgtttctccctctcccttgctgctcttctttctccttctctctctcaaataaataaaatcttttttaaaaagtcattgcaCATTTATACTAACCACTCAAGAGTTCACAAGAATCAACTTCAACTTCCAGAGACAAGAAAAACACTGGAGGCAAGAGTGAgaccattaaaaacaaagaacgtaaacacattatttttctcttagaaaaggaaaagcaggggcgcctgggtggctcagtaggttaagccgctgccttcggctcaggtcatgatcccaggtcctgggttcaagccccacatcgggctttccgctcagcggggagcctgcttcctcctctctctctgcttgcctctctgcctacttgtgatttctctctgtcaaataaataaataaaatctttaaaaaaaaaaaaagaaaaggaaaggaaaagcataaTATAGTTGGATGTTGCAAATGGCCACATTATtccataaaacaaagagaaaataagggacaataatcaaaataaaatgacttaaatcaggtattttgaaataagaacatttgaacaatttaaaaataaaactcatagggcgcctgggtggctcagttggttgagtgactgccttcggctcaggtcatgatcctggaatctcgggatcgagtccctcattgggctcccagctccatgaggagtccacttctccctctgaccttctcccctgtcattctctctctcactatcaaataaataaataaaatcttaaataaataaataaaataaaactcatacTTTAATGCCagcttttcctttaagtttttataCATACAAATTTTGAAACATACCCAAAAGTAGAGGCACTAGTTTAATAAGTACCCAAATATCATCCATTCTCCACAATTACCTAGATTTTGCCATACTTGCTTCATTAAACCCCTCCGTTGCAGAAGTAGTTTAAAGTAAACCTCAGAAATCACATTGTACATTCTTAATATGCATCTCTACAGAAGAggcatttgacagaattcaacatcctttcttgattaaaaaaaaaaaaaaaaaaaaaaaacaagaagaaaccctCAACTTAAGAATAGAGATGAAAGAGGATGGCATtggaggaccctaggctcaccTAGTTCCACAAATAAAACCAGGTAACTATCAAGTCATCCCAAATACCCCCCAGAAGTTGACCTAAAGACTAGCAGAACCAATCCCATAACTGAAGGcaaagaggccacatcaaagaagatGGGAAGTATAGAGGTATAGTTGGGAAGAGACACAGATGGTAGCCAGGTAGTGGTGAGTCAGTCGTGGTCACAGAGAccacagaagaaagaagactagCACACAGGGAGCACATAGATTAATGAATTCCCATAGCTACTGGCTTGGAAAGCAGGAGGGCCCCAATTTGCTGGATCCTTgcaaccagtggggcttaaagcctggagttttaaaagtcagcGTGCTTGGcttggggagaggctggaggcatTGGGtctgctcctggagagaaggcaagtAAACTAGCCTCAGACAAAGGGCACAGGAACAGTGATCTATAAAGTACCGAGGGCACACAGTGGCAAGAATATCTGCTCATCTCAGAGCACATCCCAGAGAGGCAGCATTCATGGAGATTCTCTTCCAGAACAAAGGAACTGGCCATatcatttccctcccttctccctctcaacATAAGCACAGGACCGCCTACAGAAACCAGCACAGCACCAGCACTCACTAACTAacctgcttacaccaagccccactCCCCCATGTTCTGGTGGAACCACCCCTCCCAGTCAGGCTGGCCTCAGTCCCAGAGCAGGGGGCCCCTTCCCACAGAAGAATGGCCCAAACCCCTGCCAGTGCCACATCTCCCAATGCAGGAGTTTTGCAAGGCCTCAGCTCCAGGGGCAGCAGCAATAGGTCTCATGCACAAAGAGACTAGAGCATCCTAGTTAAAGTGTGTCATGTttaggccagggaccaaacactgctcACAACAGATGGAAAGAGCCCCAGAGATGACTCACCTGAAGGCTAAAGCAGCCAGGGCAAAAcagcagagcacacacagcacacactggACACACTCCCAGAAGTAGCAGGCCCTGGGGACCAACCAGGGGACACTACACTGCAGGGAGGGCACTACGGGACCTCCTCTTCATAAAGTCATTACCCTCCAGAACAGGAGACATatctgactttcctaacacagagaaataggCAGACACTTaggcaaaatgaaaagacaatggaATTTGTCCCAAATGGAAGACCAGGACAATGCCATgaccagagatctaagtgaaacagatataagttaCAAGCCTGATGGTGAAATTAAAGCagtgatcataaggatactcacaggacttgagaaaagagtgagaTCAGTGAGAACCTCAACACagagataaaaaaataacatggcaAAGATAAAGGACTCAATaagcaaaatgagaaacacacaTGATGGAACAAACAGCagactggaagaagcagaggaatgaattaatgacctagaagacagagtaatagaAAGTAATCAGGATgcacaaaaaagagagagaactatgcaacatgagaatagacttagggaactcagtgactccatcaaatgtagtAACATTCATTATAGGAGTCGCAGAAAAGAAGAGCatgaaaaggggagaaagaatttatttgaagaaataatagctgaaaacttccctactCTGTGGAAACAAATAGGTATCGGgatccaggaggcaaagagaactcccaagaaaatcaacaaaagcagatccacaccaagacatattgtaattgaaatggcaaaatatagttgtaaaaaatactaaaagcagcaagacaaatgAAGACAGTTAATAAAAGGAAACCCAAAAAAAACcatcaatgacttttttttttttttttcagcagaaactcacaaaccagaaagaaatggcatgagatattcaaagtgctaaatgggaaaaatctgcagccaagagtACTCTAGCCAGGCTATccttcagaataggagagagaaagattttcccagacaaacaaaaactaaaggggTCATGATCAcaaaaccagccctgcaagaaatattaaaggagactctttgagtgtaaaggaaagaacaaaagtgaTGATATAAATATAGGAaacataaaagcagtaaaaattaatatttctgtaaaaaaaaaatcaaagaattcaCGGAATAGAAGGTCAGAAAATATGATACCATAgaatacctggatggctcagttagttaagcatctattttcagcccaggtcatgaacttagggtcctgggattaagcctcacatcaggctccctgctctgtggggagtctgcttctccctctgcccctcccccatttgtgtgctctctctctctctctccaataaaataaataaaaattaaaaaataaaaaaatgaaaccatacacCTAACAcatgggaaggagaagagaaaagaatgggttcTAATTTAAACAATCATCAACTTCATATAGCCTGCCATGTgcagaaaatgttatatataaacctaaacacaaaacaaaaaccattaataaatatgcaaagaataaaaagaaatccaaatatatcactgaagaaaacaagcaaaccaccaaagagaaagacaagaaaggatctgaaaaaaaatcttcagaaacaatcacaaaacaagtaataaaatgacaatggatacctatcaataattactttgaatgtaagtggactaaatactccaatcaaaagatatatgGTGCCCAAtgcataaaaaaacaagaaccattgATATGTAGTCTActagagactcattttagacctaaagacacctgcagattgaaagtgaggaaacaaaaaaaataataataatttttaaaataagttttttttaaaaagaaagtgaggaaacagagaggcatttatcatgcaaatggatgtcaaaagaaggGTGCAGTAGCAATACTTCCATTGaacaaaacagacttcaaaacaaagactatgggggggcacctgggtggctcagtgggttaaagcctctgcctttggttcaggtcatgatcccagggtcctggaatcaagccctgcatcggactcttgctcagcagggagcctgcttccccctctctctctgcctgcctctctgcctacttgtgatctctctctctctctgtcaaataaataaataaaatctttgaaaagaaaaaataataataaagactgtaggggtgcctgggtggctcagtaggttaagcctctgcctttggctgaggccatgatcttagggtcctggaatcaagtcccacattgggctctttgctcggcagggagcctgcttccccctctctctctgcctgcctctctgcctacttgtgatctctctttctctctgtcaaataaataaataaatctttaaaaaaaaaaaaaagaaaatgaaaatgaaaatgaaaaacacaacagttcaaaacctttgggatgcagcaaaagcagttctaagagggacaTTTATAGCcatacaggccttcctcaagaagcaagaacaatctctccccctgcttgtgctcacactctttctgataaacaaaatcttcaaaaaaaaaaaaaaaaaggcaagaactatctcaaataaaaaacctaaccttacacataaaggagctaaaaaaaaaaaaaaaaaaaaaaaagaaagagagagagagagagaaaacaaacaagaccTAAAAGCAGcagaaacaaggaaacaataaaaatttgaGCAGACATAaaggatttagaaaataaaaacaaaacaaaaaacactagaacagatcaatgaaaccaggagctggtttttttaaaaaacaatcaataaaattgataaacctttagcaagacctatcaagaaaaaaaagagaaaggacccaaataaataaaatcacaagtgagagaggagaaataaaagccaacaCCACAGGGACGCCTCtggtgttaagtgtctgccttcagctcaggtcaggatcctgagatcaagtcccacatcaggctccttgttcagtggggagcctgcttttccctctgcctgccactcctcctgcttgtgttctctctctctctctctctctcttacaccttctctgtctgacaaatgaataaaatctttaaaaaaaaaacacacacacagaaaatacaaacaattgcaatacaaacaattataagaaaatatgaaaaactatctgccaacaaattggacaa
This DNA window, taken from Lutra lutra chromosome 13, mLutLut1.2, whole genome shotgun sequence, encodes the following:
- the LOC125083868 gene encoding LOW QUALITY PROTEIN: splicing regulatory glutamine/lysine-rich protein 1-like (The sequence of the model RefSeq protein was modified relative to this genomic sequence to represent the inferred CDS: deleted 2 bases in 1 codon), encoding MNSGGGFGLALGFGLTPTAVIQVTNLSSAVTSEQMRTLFSFLGEIEELRLYPPDNAPLAFSSKVCYVKFRDPSSVGVAQHLTNTVFIDRALIVVPCAEGKIPEESKALSLLAPAPTMTSLMPGAGLLPIPTPNPLTTLGVSLSSLGAIPAAALDPNIATLGEIPQPPLMGNVDPSKIDEIRRTVYVGNLNSQTTTADQLLEFFKQVGEVRFVRMADDETQPTRFAFVEFADQNSVPRALAFNGVMFGDRPLKINHSNNAIVKPPEMTPQAAAKELEEVMKRVREAQSFISAAIEPESGKSNERKGGRSRSHTHSKSRSSSKSHSRRKRSQSKHRSRSHNRSRSRQKDRRRSKSPHKKRSKSRERRKSRSRSRSRDKRKDTREKIKEKERVKEKDREKEREKEREREKEREKEKERGKNKDRDKEREKDRDKDKEKDREREREKEHDKERDKDKEQDKEKERDKDRSKEIDDKRKKDKKSRTPPRSYNASRRSRSSSRERRRRRSRSSSRSPRTSKTIKRKSSRSPSPRSRNKKDKKREKERDHISERRERERSSSTRKSSNDRDGKEKLEKNNTSLKEKEHNKEPESSVGKEVDDKDAPRTEENKVQQNGNCQPNEENLSTKTEAV